In Longimicrobium sp., the genomic window CGTGGCGGGATCCATCTCCACGTCCCCCGCCTTGAGCACCGCCGAGGCCCCGGGGCTCGCCCCCCGCCGCAGCAGTGCGCGCAGGCGTGCCGTCAGTTCCGAGAACTCGAACGGCTTCGTCAGGTAGTCGTCGGCGCCGGCGTCCAGCCCGACCACCTTGTCTTCCGTGCGGTCGCGCGCCGTGAGCATCAGCACGGGAAGGCGCACCTCGCGTTCGCGCAG contains:
- a CDS encoding response regulator transcription factor, with protein sequence MRILIVEDNPRIAGFLQKGLREEGYVVEMAADGDVAWEKATTQGFDAAVVDVMIPGRSGIQLVRDLREREVRLPVLMLTARDRTEDKVVGLDAGADDYLTKPFEFSELTARLRALLRRGASPGASAVLKAGDVEMDPAT